The stretch of DNA ACGGCTAGATAATACAATGTCGCCATCCTGCCCCTTGCTGTTCATCCAGGGCGTCAGGGGTTGATCCAGTAAATATTCAAATCCCATACTCACTTCCCCCTACTCCTTATCATTAAGTTCTTTTTCTAATTGACGAATTTCGTCTCTCAGGCAGGCGGCCTGTTCATATTCTTCATCAGCTATAGCTTGCTCAAGTTTTTGCCTCAGCCCCTTAACCCGCTGCCTAATTTCTAAAACACCTTCGGAGCGTTTCGGTATTTTTCCAATATGGGTGCTTGAGCCATGAATTCTCCGCAATAATGGTTCAAATTTATTCCCAAATGTAACATAACAGTTGCTGCAACCGACTTTACCAGTCTGACTAAAGTCGCGATAAGTCATACCGCAATTCGAACAGGCTTCTATTTTGGGCTGAGCTGTTTCTGATAAACCATGGCTGAACATTCCGGCTAAAAAGTCATGCACTGAGAATTTATGATCTGTAGAGAATATCAGCTCACCATTTTCTTTGGCACAATGTTCACATAAATATTTATCTACTTTTTGGTTATTCGTTATTTTAGTAATATGAACACAAGCAGGTCGTTTTTTGCACTCATCACATAACATGAAACTTCCTCCTCACGTATAATCAGCTAAAGTCAAAAAGACTGAACGCAAAAACTCAGCACGTTCTTGGGGAGTTGCCTTGTTGAACATAAATGTTGCAACTTGCATAATGAGAGCGGCTTCTCGACCATCAATTAGACTATGGGTTGCTAAATAGCGGACTGTTTCTTTGATATCCTCAAACGAAGTATCCTCACCAATCTGTTTCGCAATATCCTGATAAATAATATTCTGAATGGGGACACGGGCAATGCGAATAAAACCGCCAGAACCTCGCCTGGACTCAACAACAAAGCCGCGCTCAATGGTAAATCGGGTATTAAGTACATAACTAATCTGAGATGGAGCACATTCAATTTCTTCGGCAATTTCATTACGCCGTAACATAACCCGACTGTCATGCTCAGCTGAAATTCGCCTCAAAATATATTGTTCAATCAAATCAGCAAGATTGCTCATACGATATCACCTACTATCTAACTTGCACTTTGACTTTTTGACCTTTGTTTTTATTATATTTGACTTTTTGACCTTTTGCAACTAGTATTTAAGAAAAAAAAGGCAATAATGATTAAATTTCTTTAATCATTATTGCCTAAACCCGCGTAAATTATGAGCTTTGAATAGTTCATTAAGCCGTTCGATATAATTGCTCCAACAAATATTA from Sporomusaceae bacterium FL31 encodes:
- the ctsR gene encoding transcriptional regulator, whose amino-acid sequence is MSNLADLIEQYILRRISAEHDSRVMLRRNEIAEEIECAPSQISYVLNTRFTIERGFVVESRRGSGGFIRIARVPIQNIIYQDIAKQIGEDTSFEDIKETVRYLATHSLIDGREAALIMQVATFMFNKATPQERAEFLRSVFLTLADYT